The Bacillota bacterium genome includes the window CTGGCGCGCGGGGCGGCGGGCGGCTCCGCCGCCGGGCCGGCCGCGGGCAGGGGGCGGACGAGACCCTGACGGTAGGCGTAGGAGGCCAGCTGCGTCCGGTTGCGCAGGTGGAGCTTGGCCAGGATGTTGCGCAGGTGGTTCTTCACCGTGGCGGGCGCAAGGTGGAGGCGGAGGGCGATCTCCTCGTTGGAGAGGCCGGCCGCGGTCAGCCGAAGCACCTCGTTCTCCCGCTCGCTCAGCCGGGGCAGCGCCTCCTCGCGTCCGGGCACGGGGTTGGAGGAGGCGAACTCGGCCACGATCCGGCTGGCGATCTCGCGCGAGACGGGCGCCTCGCCCAGCGCCACCTGGCGCAGGTACTCCAGCCAGTGACCCGGCTCCAGGTTCTTGAGCAGGTAGCCCTGGGCGCCGTTGCGGATGGCCTCGAAGAGGTCGGCCACGTCGCTGGAGACGCTGAGCATGACCACGGTAGAGGCGGGCGAGAGCGCCCGCAGGCGGCGCGTCGCCTCGATGCCGCCGATGCCGGGCATGCGCACGTCCATCAGCACCAGGTCGGGCGCCAGCTCGCCAGCCAGCGCTACCGCCTCCTCACCCGAGCCCGCCTCGGCCACGACGACGAAGTCGGGCGCCTCGGCCAGGACCGCGCGGACGGCCTTCCGGGCGAGCGGGCTGTCGTCCACCACCAGCGTCCGCACCAGCCTACGCACCGGCTTCCATCCCCCTCCCGGCGGGTGCCGGACGGGCCAGCGGCCCGCGCAGGCGGAGGGTGCAGCCGCGCCCGGGCGCGCTCTCCAGCTCCAGCTCCAGGCCGGCCTCGCGGGCGCGGCGGCGCATGAGGAGGAGGCCGAGCCCACCGCCCGCACGCTCCGGGTCGAAGCCGCGGCCGTCGTCGCGCAGGCGGAGGAGGAAGCGGCCGCCCTCCTCCGTCCAGTCCAGGCGGACGGTGCGGGCGCCGGCGTGCTTGCGCACGTTGACCAGCGCCTCGCGCAGGATGGCCTGGAGGGCGGCGGCGACGGCCTCCTCCAGGGGCGGCCGGTCGGGAACGGGGCCGGTCAGGCGGAGCTCCACGCCGGAGTCGCCGAGCGCCTCCTCCAGGGAGCGGCGGAGATCGAGGGTGCCCGCCACCGCCAGCCCCTCCCCGGAGCGGCGGAGGCTTTGGATGGTCCGGCGCACCTCGCCGTCCACCTCGGCCAGGGCGTCCAGCGCCTCCTCCACGCCGGCGGCCAGCTCCGGGGGCAGCTGCCGCCGGAGGCGGCGCAGGCGGACCGCGAGAAAGAAGAGCGCCTGCAGGACGCGGTCGTGCAGCTCGGCCGCCGTCGCCTCGCGCTGCTCCAACGCCCGGCGCGCCGCCCGCTCCGCCTCGGCCTGCCGCGTCAGGCGGGCCACGAGGCGGAAGAGGTGGCGGTAGTAGAGGAAGCTGCCCAGGAGCGCCAGGCCGGCCGTCAGCAGGTTGCCCAGTGGCGTGGGGAGCGCCTCCAGGGGCGGGAGCCCGTGGCGGACGAACTCGAAGCCGCCCGCCAGGAGCGCCGGCAGGAGCGCCGCGGGCCAGAGGAGGCGCCCGGGAAGCTCGGGCTGCAAATCGTTCACGGTCGCGCACCCCCCGGCTGGGCGGCCTCGGCCTCCAGCGCGGCCAGCCAGCGCACCGCCTCCAGCCCCGCGGCCAGGCCCAGCTCGAGGCCGAAGCCCATCATCACCGCGCCGGCCAGCTGCTGGTCGGTCAGGGCGGAGAGGCCGTAGATCCAGGGCTGGGCCACGCGCGCGTAGTAGCCGTAGACGGGCGTGCCGCTGAAAAGGAACCAGACCGCCAGCACCTCGCCCGCCAGGAAGGCCAGGGCGAAGTAGGAGGCGCCCGCCGCCGGCTCCATGCGCCCGCGCCTCCCCGGCAGGAGACCCAGCGCCGGCACCCAGAAGAGAAGCGCCGCCCCGAGAAAGGAGAGGTGTTCCAGGTCGTGCACCCAGACCGCGCCCTGCGCCAGGTTGTAGAGGGCGGGCGCGTGCCAGAGGAGGAGCACGGCGTGGAAGGCGAACCAGGCCGGCCAGGGCCGCTCCGCGAGGCGCGCGGCCAGGCGCGCCAGCGGCGCCGCCAGGCGCGCGCCCAGCGGCCGCCAGCGGGCGGGCAGCGCCCAGGCCAGGACGGGCAGCGGAGCGCCCAGGAGGAGGAGCGGGGCGGCCACCAGGATGAGCAGCTGGTGCTCCACCATGTGGAAGGTGAGCAGGTGGTCGGCCAGGGCGTCCACCGGCGACTCCACCGCCGCCACGGCCGCCGCCAGGCCGGCGAACCAGGCCAGCGGGCGCCAGGCGGGCAGCACGGGGCGCCGGCTCCGGCTCCGGAGCCGCAGCCAGCCCAGCCCGTAGAGCGCGCCCAGCGCCAGCGCCGGCAGCCAGACCGCCCCGTCCCGCCGCCAGGGGCCGCTCCGCAGC containing:
- a CDS encoding response regulator transcription factor, translating into MRRLVRTLVVDDSPLARKAVRAVLAEAPDFVVVAEAGSGEEAVALAGELAPDLVLMDVRMPGIGGIEATRRLRALSPASTVVMLSVSSDVADLFEAIRNGAQGYLLKNLEPGHWLEYLRQVALGEAPVSREIASRIVAEFASSNPVPGREEALPRLSERENEVLRLTAAGLSNEEIALRLHLAPATVKNHLRNILAKLHLRNRTQLASYAYRQGLVRPLPAAGPAAEPPAAPRARPWRRAFPGGKNR